In Amphiprion ocellaris isolate individual 3 ecotype Okinawa chromosome 3, ASM2253959v1, whole genome shotgun sequence, one genomic interval encodes:
- the LOC111567061 gene encoding troponin I, slow skeletal muscle-like: MNVLCSLSQRKQKYSATRRLQLKSKLLKKAASMLVAESEQKKQEKARVVNESFPPLMLSGLSVQELQDLCKELHRKIDVVDEARYDMEIKVAKNDMEIQTLNQKIIDLKGVKRPSLKRVKKTTDDMLGACTDSSKLMKADFKVNLKTVKKDDEKREEVTDWRKNVEAMSGMEGRKKLFNAGQ; the protein is encoded by the exons ATGAATGTACTTTGCTCTTTGTCACAGAGAAAGCAGAAATATTCAGCCACACGCCGACTGCAGTTGAAG TCTAAACTGCTGAAGAAGGCAGCTTCTATGCTCGTGGCTGAAAGCGAGCAAAAAAAGCAAGAGAAGGCAAGAGTTGTAAATGAGAGCTTCCCACCACTGATGCTATCAGGTCTGTCAGTCCAGGAGCTCCAG GACCTTTGCAAAGAACTACATCGAAAGATTGATGTTGTAGATGAAGCGCGTTATGACATGGAGATTAAAGTAGCCAAAAATGATATGGAg ATCCAGACTCTGAATCAGAAGATCATTGACCTGAAGGGTGTTAAGAGGCCCAGCCTGAAGAGggtgaagaaaacaacagacGACATGCTGGGTGCATGTACTGACAGCTCCAAACTTATGAAGGCTGACTTCAAAGTCAACCTTAAGACAGTGAAGAAAGACGATGAAAAG AGGGAAGAGGTTACAGACTGGCGTAAGAACGTGGAGGCCATGTCTGGCATGGAGGGTAGAAAGAAGCTGTTTAATGCCGGACAGTAA